One Manihot esculenta cultivar AM560-2 chromosome 18, M.esculenta_v8, whole genome shotgun sequence genomic window carries:
- the LOC110606081 gene encoding F-box/kelch-repeat protein At5g43190, with amino-acid sequence MPCSKKSLPIFPEMDPGIWSRLPDELLDHVLAFLPLKTFLNLRSTCKHFRSLIFSPSFMSKHCSSGSPFSSFLLLSHPQFYHQYSLYDSIIGNWRNFTLSLSFSLPSAAAAASSHSCTLLSCSNGLFCFSLPNCCSFLVCNFLAKSSRVIEFPGYPFAFESLTFVSTPFGYKIFVLCSKFSSISSFIYDSSLNSWQTLDNLELILSDNCHQEGVFFSGSLYYTTPEPFSIVCLDLESGKWKRFSNGLPEELTFVRLVSDGEKKLYMIGGVGINGISKMMKLWELGNEGNWVEVESVPEIMCRKFVSVCYHNYEHVYCFWHQGMICVCCYTWPEILYYKVARTTWHWLPKCPSLPDKWSCGFRWFSFVPELYASV; translated from the coding sequence ATGCCCTGCAGCAAAAAGTCTCTGCCCATCTTCCCTGAAATGGATCCCGGGATCTGGAGTCGTCTGCCAGATGAGCTCCTCGATCATGTATTGGCTTTCTTGCCTCTCAAAACGTTCTTGAATTTGAGATCAACGTGTAAGCACTTCAGGTCTCTGATattctctccttcttttatGTCCAAACATTGCTCTTCTGGTTCTCCTTTCTCTTcgtttcttcttctctctcatCCTCAGTTTTACCATCAATACTCCTTATATGATTCTATAATCGGCAATTGGCGTAACTTTACTTTGTCGCTCTCTTTTTCGCTACcgtctgctgctgctgctgctagtTCTCATTCCTGCACTCTGCTTTCGTGTTCTAATGGGCTTttttgcttctctcttcccaacTGCTGTTCTTTTCTTGTGTGCAATTTCTTGGCCAAATCTTCGAGGGTTATTGAATTCCCAGGTTACCCTTTTGCTTTTGAGTCGCTCACTTTTGTCTCAACCCCATTTGGGTACAAAATCTTCGTTCTATGTTCCAAGTTTTCGTCAATTTCATCTTTTATTTACGACTCAAGTCTCAATTCTTGGCAAACATTAGATAACCTTGAGCTCATCCTAAGCGACAATTGTCATCAAGAAGGTGTATTCTTTAGTGGGTCATTGTACTATACCACTCCAGAGCCATTTTCAATAGTGTGCCTTGATTTGGAAAGCGGAAAGTGGAAGAGATTCAGCAACGGATTGCCAGAAGAGCTGACTTTTGTTAGGTTGGTGAGTGACGGTGAAAAGAAGCTGTATATGATTGGTGGGGTTGGGATAAATGGAATTTCAAAGATGATGAAATTGTGGGAATTGGGTAATGAAGGGAATTGGGTGGAAGTTGAAAGTGTGCCTGAAATAATGTgtagaaaatttgtgtcagttTGCTACCACAATTACGAGCATGTGTATTGCTTTTGGCATCAAGGGATGATCTGTGTTTGCTGCTATACATGGCCAGAGATTTTGTACTACAAGGTTGCAAGGACGACCTGGCATTGGCTTCCCAAATGCCCTTCATTGCCTGATAAGTGGAGCTGTGGATTCAGGTGGTTTTCTTTTGTTCCAGAACTGTATGCTTCAGTTTGA